From a region of the Eulemur rufifrons isolate Redbay chromosome 7, OSU_ERuf_1, whole genome shotgun sequence genome:
- the FGFR4 gene encoding fibroblast growth factor receptor 4 isoform X4, protein MEKKLHAVPAGNTVKFRCPAAGNPMPTIRWLKDGQAFHGENRIGGIRLRHQHWSLVMESVVPSDRGTYTCLVENSLGSIRYSYLLDVLERSPHRPILQAGLPANTTAVAGSDVELLCKVYSDAQPHIQWLKHIVINGSSFGADGFPYVQVLKTADINSSEVEVLYLRNVSAEDAGEYTCLAGNSIGLSYQSAWLTVLPEEDLTWTAVAPEARYTDIILYASGSLAFVVLLLLAGLYRGQALHGRYPRQPAAVQKLSRFPLARQFSLESGSSGKSSSSLVRGVRLSSSGPPLLASLVNLDLPLDPLWEFPRDRLVLGKPLGEGCFGQVVRAEAFGMDPTRPDQASTVAVKMLKDNASDKDLADLVSEMEVMKLIGRHKNIINLLGVCTQEGPLYVIVECAAKGNLREFLRARRPPGPDLSPDGPRSSEGPLSFPALVSCAYQVARGMQYLESRKCIHRDLAARNVLVTEDSVMKIADFGLARGVHHIDYYKKTSNGRLPVKWMAPEALFDRVYTHQSDVWSFGILLWEIFTLGGSPYPGIPVEELFSLLREGHRMDRPPHCPPELYGLMRECWHAAPSQRPTFKQLVEALDKVLLAISEEYLDLRLTFGPCSPSGGDASSTCSSSDSVFSHDPLPLGPSSFPIPRVQT, encoded by the exons ATGGAGAAGAAACTGCATGCAGTGCCTGCTGGAAACACCGTCAAGTTCCGCTGCCCAGCTGCAGGGAACCCCATGCCCACCATCCGCTGGCTCAAAGATGGACAGGCCTTTCATGGAGAGAATCGCATTGGAGGCATTCGG ctgCGCCATCAGCACTGGAGCCTGGTGATGGAAAGCGTGGTGCCCTCGGACCGTGGCACGTACACCTGCCTTGTGGAGAACTCTCTGGGCAGCATCCGCTACAGCTATCTGCTGGATGTGCTGG AGCGGTCCCCGCACCGGCCCATCCTGCAAGCAGGGCTCCCAGCCAACACCACGGCCGTGGCGGGCAGCGACGTGGAGCTGCTCTGCAAGGTGTACAGCGACGCCCAGCCCCACATCCAGTGGCTAAAGCACATCGTCATCAACGGGAGCAGCTTCGGCGCTGATGGCTTCCCCTACGTGCAGGTCCTGAAG accGCAGACATCAATAGCTCAGAGGTGGAGGTCCTGTACCTGCGGAATGTGTCAGCGGAGGATGCGGGCGAGTACACCTGCCTGGCAGGCAATTCCATCGGCCTCTCCTACCAGTCGGCCTGGCTCACAGTGCTGCCAG AGGAGGACCTCACGTGGACAGCAGTGGCACCCGAGGCCCGGTACACGGATATCATCCTGTACGCATCGGGCTCCCTGGCTTTCGTTGTGCTCCTGCTGCTGGCCGGGCTGTATCGAGGGCAGGCGCTCCACGGCCGGTACCCCCGCCAGCCTGCCGCTGTGCAGAAGTTGTCCCGCTTCCCTCTGGCCCGACAG TTCTCCCTGGAATCCGGCTCCTCGGGGAAGTCAAGCTCCTCCCTGGTGCGAGGCGTCCGTCTCTCCTCCAGTGGTCCCCCCTTGCTCGCCAGCCTGGTGAATCTGGACCTACCTCTCGACCCGCTGTGGGAGTTCCCTCGGGACAG GCTCGTGCTTGGGAAGCCCCTAGGCGAGGGCTGCTTCGGGCAGGTTGTGCGCGCAGAGGCCTTCGGCATGGACCCCACCCGGCCTGACCAAGCCAGCACCGTGGCTGTCAAGATGCTCAAGG ATAATGCCTCCGACAAGGACTTGGCGGACCTAGTCTCTGAGATGGAGGTGATGAAGCTGATTGGCCGACACAAGAACATCATCAACCTGCTGGGTGTCTGCACCCAGGAAG GGCCCCTGTACGTGATCGTGGAGTGCGCCGCCAAGGGCAACCTGCGGGAGTTCCTGCGGGCCCGGCGCCCCCCAGGCCCGGACCTCAGCCCTGACGGACCTCGGAGCAGCGAGGGGCCACTCTCCTTCCCAGCCCTGGTCTCCTGTGCCTATCAGGTGGCCCGAGGCATGCAGTACCTGGAGTCACGGAAG TGCATCCACCGGGACCTGGCTGCCCGCAACGTGCTGGTGACTGAGGACAGTGTGATGAAGATCGCCGACTTTGGGCTGGCCCGAGGCGTCCACCACATTGACTACTACAAGAAAACCAGCAAT GGCCGCCTGCCCGTCAAGTGGATGGCACCCGAGGCCCTGTTTGACCGAGTGTACACACACCAGAGTGACGT GTGGTCTTTTGGGATCCTGCTGTGGGAGATCTTCACCCTCGGGGGCTCCCCGTATCCTGGCATCCCCGTGGAGGAGCTGTTCTCACTGCTACGGGAGGGACATCGCATGGACCGGCCCCCACACTGCCCACCAGAGCT gtaCGGGCTGATGCGTGAGTGCTGGCACGCTGCACCCTCTCAGAGACCTACTTTCAAGCAGCTGGTGGAGGCTCTGGACAAGGTCCTGCTGGCTATCTCTGAGGAG TACCTCGACCTCCGCTTGACCTTTGGGCCCTGCTCCCCTTCTGGTGGGGACGCCAGCAGCACCTGCTCCTCCAGCGATTCTGTCTTCAGCCACGACCCCTTGCCACTGGGGCCCagctccttccccatccccaggGTGCAGACATGA